TTATATTGCTATCTATGAGCTTGATTGATTTGGTAGTGCTGTATGATAAGATCACTTTATTTAGTGCActgaatctgttggaattctaatATTTGTAAAGAAGAATCATTATGGTAATACACGCTATTCTGTTGGTGTTTAGTTTTACTTGGTCTGTTTTTACAAAAATAAACTGCTCCTGTTGGAtgtctatccccagaaattgCACAATTATTTTATCTATATACATGGACTGAGTGCAAGTAAGGTTTGAGGTTATTGTAATGGTAACATCATTATGGAGAGGGGAGAATTGGCTTCTGTTCATAATGAAATGTGGGTTACAGGGTTCTGCTGGTTAAGTGGTTTGTTAACATTCAACTATAGTTAATCGGGCACTAGTCAGGACTCAACATAATGCAGTCAGTAAAAGACTATACTAGcaccaaaaaaaaagtgttcccTTTATTCTAGGTCACAAAGGCCCAATTTTACGAAACTTAAATCCATTTGGGCCAGAGAACTAACCCAACTATTCCCCCAACAGCTGTAGAAATTCTAACCAGACCATCAGATGGGCTACTTCTCAAAATCAAAAATTTCAGCTTCCTTGTCCTTCCAGAAAGCAAAGCTTCTGTCGATGTACTTGCAAATCTCATCATTGCTGAAATGTCCCAGGTCAGAGGAGTAGCCTTGCCCTATGGGCATTTCATCCTCTTCAGGTGTGGCACTTTGCACGACAACTTTAGGCACTGTTCTCATAGCTGTCTCAGGCTGGGTGGACGAGCTCATGGCAGCCGCCATGTTTTCAGGGTTGCTGaagaacctctgcttgatgtcgTCAAACCCATCCTTCCATTCCCTTTTGCCAGCGTCAATCTCCTCGATGACGGTCTTATGGAACGCACGGACCAAGTCCCAGCTGAACGTCCCCAAGTGGTCAAACACCTCAAAGCATAGAAGATGTCTCATCTTCCTTTCATCAGGGGGCAAGTCAAGTTCGAGGATGTGAAAGTATCCCAGCATGAAAAGGTCAAGGGTCAGACTATTGTGATCAACGGGAACACCATTGACACGAGGGAGAAATTGCTCAGGGGAGTAGGTGATCCTCTGCCGGTTCAGTCGCCTGATCTGTCTGGATGGAACATGGGAAATGATATTTCTCCAATTACTAATGAGTTTGGTGATAGTCCTTTGCTGTAGGAACAGATGCCTAAATTTCCCATTTTGTGTGGATTGCTTAGATTGAGGTTCCAGCTGCGTTTCCAACTCTGGTGTTTGACTACTCTCCCCCACTTCAGCCATCTCGCCCCCATCGGGCGCCTCACTCCTGTCTTCAACAATGGCAGCTTTACGCAAGTTTCTGGCTTTCATTCCCAAAGACATGGCGTAAGTTGACTTTTTCCAGTGGCCCAGGAATAACACAACTATTCTTTCTTTTCTCAAACTAGTCGATTCTGTCACAAGTGAATGTGCAGCGCCGTCTTCAGCTGTACCAGCCTGTGAAGCAACTCTTGAGTCACTTCTGTCCTCCATCCTGTCTGACTGCTCAGGATCAGGCAACTGTTCTTTACATGATTCACTCTGCTGAGACCTGTTGATAACCTCGTGCAGGGATCCATCTTCATCATGGAGGGTATCATCATGAGTATTCTCTGTACTTTGAGTCACATCTCCACATTCAGAAGACTTTGAGTAAGACGCCCCATTGCTCTCATCCTCCATCGCCATACCTCTCTGATTTTCTTGAGTGTCAGAGTGTGCCAATGCTTTTTCTTTCATCACACACTGCTTTTCAAAGTTTGCTTTGAGTGTGCGTACGGAGACACCGAACTGCTGGATCTCTTTCTCCACTTTGTCTCTTGAAGACATGTGGTCAGGCTTTGGTGAGAAGACAGCTGCTAATTCCACATTTGGCATTCTAGTGATTTGCTTGCTGTCGTGTTGCTCAGCGCAGTCTTTCTCATTCAGATTTGACAGAAGCAGTGACACAGTCCTCACAATGCCAGATATCCTGCTGCACCATACAGGCAAAGGCAAGTGCTTATCCATGCCTGAATCCTGACACAAAGGCTGAATGCTGACTGTTAGATTGACTATGGGAGCAGGGAGAATGGTTCGTAGCTGTACTGCCAACTGATTCAGCTCCCCCTCATACCCCTGACACTTCTGCATGACTTGGACTGTCGCGATCTGCTTCTCCAGGTAGATAAGGTCTTCCTCTGTCAGAAGCTCTCCAAATGGGCCCAGTATGGCTTTGTGTTCCTGGGAGTATCTCCATATCTCCGTCTGTAGATAACCATTTCCCATGTGCTTGATGGAGTAAAGAAGACTTGAATGGAGCCTCAGACAACATCACCAGCCATGATTAAGGATAAGATAATCTTCCAAACCAAATGTGACTGAATACACTTAAATAGGGTGAGAGTTTACAGAAGAAGTCACTTGATATCCCGCATTAAGCTTGGGCATTTCAATTTTAATATGGattgtttttaaacatttaaaggTCATGTGTCATATTTCTCAATTTCCAGCTTCAGATTGTGACTTTCCACTGTTTATTCTTATCATACCCAAGAAAATATTTGTTCACTTCGCATTTTTGGTTCGTGTTAATTTTTTCTCCCAAAATTGAAAACTCTCAGAGCCCTCAACCCATTCATCACTCCAACATAAGGGGCAAACTAGCCTATCCCTTCCATGTCACTCTGACCAAAAGGCATTCTCATTGATGATTAATTTTCCGATTCACTCTTGCATCTCCTGAGTCACTAACAGTTTGAGTTACACTACTGTCTCAGAGTCACTCAATTCATCCTCAAGGTTACTCTATAACAGCAAGCTATTCTTAGCCAAGATTTATCCTAACCTAAAAGATACCCCATAGTCTCTGACCCAGTCTAACTGCCAGGTCAACCTAATCTGACAGACCAGGACGCAGTTACTGTAACTTACTTTAACTTTTCTATCTAACCCTCGGGTCAATCTAATTCTGTTATTTTGAGAGGTTACATATAGTAAAATTTTCTCTGCAAAAGGTCAAATGGACAGCACTGAAGTGACCTTTTACTCTGATCTGTGCATGCGTAGCTTGCAAGTTTTTGACACTGGAAGTGAAAGCAGGAGTGGAACTATTCTCCTTGCCAGAACTGACATCTCCCCACCCAATATCATCCCTCGAAAGTgcaatgaatatatattttgttaTTGAATCATGTGGAATCCAACGTTTTGTTTTGCAAGATTAGCCTTATCCTTAAAAGTGATGCACAAATACCAAGCATGAGTTAAAAAATGCACCACAAAGCAATCCCAATTCACACTGAAATTCCATGTCagtaaaacacagaaacacactcaagCTGCAGGTCTGCGTAACGCACAACGTAACTGgatgtatttttgtgtgttttgTATGCATGCAGAAACTGCATATCTGCATGATAGGCAAATATCCACTGAAACGTCAGGTTGGCAAACCATATAAATGCACAATGTAAAGAAATTCAAGCTGAACAGCTGGTATGCAAAATGCATAGAAACACAATGCAACACACCCCAAGACTGCATGTTTGCAACACACAGGAAGACTGCAATTTTGTAATTACATGGTTATATGAGGTGTGCAGGTAGGTAAATGCATAGCAATTCGTAATATAGGCGTACAAAACACACAGAATTGCATATTGATACACTGAAAGTTTACATTACAGACAGTACTACAACACAAACTGAAACAACAGGTATATAGGACACTTTGCCACACATCCCAATCCTGAACAACCCACAGTGATGGACACTGATACTGCATATCAGTGGAAAAaaggagcagaatcaggccattcttTACCTTGGTCTTGTTCATCTGTTTAAATTTCATCTGACCCACATTTCAATTGCATTTACTCGCCTTTTGCTTCATGTCTCTTGATAACCATACTTAACAATATAACTACCAGTCTCTCAATTATCACAGTATTCACAGATCTGAACGAAGCAAGTTCCAGTTCATTACTTACCTTTCAGGGAAAAGTGTTCCCAATTTCACTTCTAAACGGCCCAGCTCTAACTTCCAGATTATGCCTGTTTGTTCTTTATTCTCTTGTAGAggaaattatttatataaataccCTGCTGAATCATGCTGTCATTTAAGGGCCTTGACAAAATTACTCCCAGCCCTTCAAAAGCAAAAGGGAGTACAAAGTAAGTGCAACCTGTCCTCCTACTTTAAATCTTCAAGCCCTGGAATTGCTACATAAGATACCAAGGgtgttgtggcacagtgatagtgtccctatctctgagcctgAAGCTTTGGAATGAGACCTGTGCCAGGACTTGTCGGCCATGGAAGATTTGATGATGTGCTGGCCAGATAGGTTGCCTTTGAGCCTGTAAGTCCTTCCGTCCTTTGCCCATCAGTGTGGACCAATTCAAGGGAAGTATATGGCTCAACCCTCAGACATGAGCACAGGAAAAAAGATAGGCAGTGGAACTGTAGGCTGCCCAGAAACAGTctattcagcccaataagtccttGTTTGAGTTTGTGCTCCACTCAAGTCTCCTGACATCTTTGGGGCTCATCTAAATCTATCTTTGTCACCCCCTACTCTCTTCCCCCTCAAATGCTTGACTTGCTTCCTTTTAATTGAGTCTACACTATTCACGTCAACCACTCCTTGCGGGAAtgagttccacattcttcctgCTCTTTGAGGAAAGGACATTCTTACAAATTCCCTATTGATTCCTTGCTGCCTATCTTACATTAACAATCATGAGTTATGATCTTTCCACGAGAATGCAATAACGAGAAGCAGGAGTAAatcatctggcccctcaagcgtGCTGATCCATTTGATAAAATCAAAGCGGATCTGAATGTT
The sequence above is drawn from the Stegostoma tigrinum isolate sSteTig4 chromosome 14, sSteTig4.hap1, whole genome shotgun sequence genome and encodes:
- the LOC125457922 gene encoding espin-like protein — encoded protein: MVSQRCLLAARDGDLEALSSLEASGKLNESIEDQLGASPVHHAARAGRLDCLKFLVTQAKLPANKRARNGATPCHDAAATGNIETLQWLTRVAGCDIHACDDYGASALHLAARFGQLDTVQWLLQEGCEAMMETDTGAVPAHYAAAKGDLSCLKLLIAHAPRAVNKQTQNGATPLYLACQAGHLHIAEYLVKECKANLDLRAHDGMTALHAAAQMGHCALVVWLKSFTDIDLSAQDNEGATAMHFAASGGHVGTLDQIIRMGARIRKDHWGGTPLHDAAENGQLECCQILIMNQVDPTIRDDDGYTAAELADYNGNVECADYLKQVEKPPAPGDPPAPVQRHESLRKTKNIVRQQSGGDYYRSIHEGRRESRDLQKGMENGKNTVLVKPTSAQTSPPKLPSPSPLKPAAPELPKQNHPNPSGGKPINTGHHIENIRASLVDELKLGKTLKPTGFGRNVAQTSQSRTSEEKPKENGLASLPVNEVASTDVDLLVPTHDEKGCPIPEWKRQVMVRKLQARLKDEEEQRRNHMGNGYLQTEIWRYSQEHKAILGPFGELLTEEDLIYLEKQIATVQVMQKCQGYEGELNQLAVQLRTILPAPIVNLTVSIQPLCQDSGMDKHLPLPVWCSRISGIVRTVSLLLSNLNEKDCAEQHDSKQITRMPNVELAAVFSPKPDHMSSRDKVEKEIQQFGVSVRTLKANFEKQCVMKEKALAHSDTQENQRGMAMEDESNGASYSKSSECGDVTQSTENTHDDTLHDEDGSLHEVINRSQQSESCKEQLPDPEQSDRMEDRSDSRVASQAGTAEDGAAHSLVTESTSLRKERIVVLFLGHWKKSTYAMSLGMKARNLRKAAIVEDRSEAPDGGEMAEVGESSQTPELETQLEPQSKQSTQNGKFRHLFLQQRTITKLISNWRNIISHVPSRQIRRLNRQRITYSPEQFLPRVNGVPVDHNSLTLDLFMLGYFHILELDLPPDERKMRHLLCFEVFDHLGTFSWDLVRAFHKTVIEEIDAGKREWKDGFDDIKQRFFSNPENMAAAMSSSTQPETAMRTVPKVVVQSATPEEDEMPIGQGYSSDLGHFSNDEICKYIDRSFAFWKDKEAEIFDFEK